From a region of the Synchiropus splendidus isolate RoL2022-P1 chromosome 12, RoL_Sspl_1.0, whole genome shotgun sequence genome:
- the LOC128768327 gene encoding tripartite motif-containing protein 16-like, producing MKMFCGTDEHLLQQKENNIADKAVKESQETLQQLMQNLQKRKSDVEQQIKSWQETEAAQVQGLQEQLQQEIAELKKKDAELKQLSLIDSHLVFLHNLSSLSEVSEDTSSCRTPSHPHCYFEEVAAAVSASGVRLQDFVRDTWTNISLKLAPETKTRARFLRYSWDIALDPNTADSVLKLSKGNRKVTHMDEDECPLEDDESLHPDSFLDFHQVLSGVPLTGRCYWEVELREFFADVAVTYKTISRSGYEMCQLQSPVFVPPEWARTWITLRVSCPSTASLKP from the exons ATGAAGATGTTCTGTGGTACTGATGAGCATCTTCTTCAGCAAAAGGAGAACAACATCGCTGACAAAGCAGTGAAGGAAAGTCAGGAGACCCTCCAGCAACTGATGCAGAACCTCCAGAAAAGAAAGtctgatgtggagcagcagatcaaATCCTGGCAGGAGACTGAAGCCGCTCAAGTGCAAGGActtcaggagcagctgcagcaggagatcgctgagctgaagaagaaagatgctgagctgaagcagctgtcactcATCGATAGTCACTTGGTCTTTCTCCACAACTTGTCCTCACTctcagaggtcagtgaagacACGTCCTCCTGCAGGACCCCCAGTCACCCTCACTGCTACTTTGAGGAAGTGGCAGCCGCCGTGTCAGCCAGCGGAGTTCGACTCCAGGACTTTGTGAGAGACACGTGGACCAATATCTCACTGAAGCTCGCTCCAGAAACAAAGACCAGAGCTAGGTTCCTCAGATACTCTTGGGACATCGCTCTGGATCCAAACACTGCAGACTCAGTGTTGAAACTGTCTAAAGGAAACCGGAAAGTGACCCACATGGACGAAGATGAGTGTCCTCTGGAAGATGATGAGTCATTGCATCCAGACAGCTTCTTAGATTTCCATCAGGTCCTGAGTGGAGTGCCTCTGACTGGAcgttgttactgggaggtggagctGCGAGAGTTTTTTGCTGATGTAGCAGTTACATACAAGACCATCAGCAGATCAGGATACGAAA TGTGTCAACTCCAGTCTCCAGTGTTCGTCCCTCCAGAGTGGGCGCGTACCTGGATCACTCTGCGGGTCTCCTGTCCATCTACAGCGTCTCTGAAACCATGa